The Opisthocomus hoazin isolate bOpiHoa1 chromosome 22, bOpiHoa1.hap1, whole genome shotgun sequence genomic sequence GCCTCTCTAGAAGTACTCCCAAAGTTACGCTTACACTGCAATTATAGAGTAACTGCAAACTGATCATCTCCACTTTAAGCAGCTCCTAGCTAGAAGCCTGAAGTAACAGCACCTAAAACTCACTTGCCAAACAGAAGGGAAAGTTATTTGTACCATGAGAGACACCCTGCTGCTCCTCCTTTTACAAAGAGCTTTCAGAAGCCTGTGAACATCTGAGACCTTCAGTACTGAAGTGCTGTTAACTAGCTATGATAAGTGGTGTTGGCTCACAGCATCACATAAAGGTACAAATTTTAAAAGTCAAACCTAGATTTTCTAGACTTTAGTGTGTACGCAGATCTCCAGAACTCCGTTTCTAGTAATAAGCCCTCAACTAAGACTCAAGAGCCACAAGAACAGAGGCAGCTGTAGAGCCCCATATTCAAAAAAGTGTATTAATTGATAAATGAGCAAGTTTAATCTAATGCCCAGTATTAGACTAACAAGCATCCTAACACCCTCAACAATTTTAGCCAGCAGTTTGCCAGAACTACTTGCCCTCCCCACAAAAAAGTTACTCAATAGAGACCGTCTCTGTCAAGTGCACAGCTCGAGCGCATTTCACAGGCACAGCCTTTACACTTCTTGAACACACTTACCAGGATAAGTTCAAAAAGGGTTCCTTGGTCTACCTTCAGAAACTCTTGATCCCACACAGGGATGtcatctgttcttttttctttgttctcaTCATCCTCAGGAGGAGGTGGATCATCCTTGTGATGGGTGCACCACTGAATCACCTAATTATGGTTTTGATATTAAAGTTTTATCCAAATGATTCTCCCATCGGGCCCCAAATATAACTTCACTTCATTCCAGAAGAACTGTACCTTTTTCTCTAGATTAATATTAGAATCCTGTATGAACATGAACCATTACCCAACATATGCATCTTAGAACAACCTATCCCCAGTCCTGCAGTACAACAGCCTTCAAGAATTCCACCCAAGACAGCAGCCAGTTAACTACTTACGATCTTAAAAGCCAGCTGCTGGTGTTAGGAAGTTATTAAACCCTGTGCTAACACACATAAGACTGTACAAAGGAAACCTAAACCTCATTTTGCGATGTTTAATCTGTTTGCTTAGTCAGAACACTACACAGGGGAAGAGTGTAGAGTGGTAATAGCTACCAGCAGGACACCGTCACCACAGTACCAAGTTCACCTGgcaaaagcttgctttttttaagggggggggggggggggggggaagcacacCATCCAGACAATTAAAGGAGTAGGCATCTACTGCAAGTAAAATCCTGTTCCATTTTGACAACCCGAGAAAATTCACAAGTTTGAAGTTATTTATGTGTACGTTCCCTAGGAACTAATTCCTAACCCTGTATGTACCCCAAAAGAGTCCAGTGCTAATTCTGGCACAACACTTTCTGCTTGAGAGCAAAGAGCATCTTAAAAGACAACATACTACTTTTCTTTTATTACTTCTTTGCTTTTATCACCTGACCCAACCATAATCATGGCCTGTTACTGAATTTAATACGACCGAGCACGCCCGGTGTCTCTTAAGCGCTGTTAATGCCACACAGGCacggctgctgccagctcctctcaccactgccttcccttcatccTTTCTGCCAACATTTGGGTCTCATGAGCAGCCACCTCAGTTCACAGAACCCCATTAAAATCAGTGCTTTAACACCATGAAATACGAGCATGCACAGATGTCCGGCACCACTTCAACACCCTCAGAAGCCTGTCTGGCCACCAGCTGCTGTTCCAGGTCAGCCCTGTACGTCGTCCGCCATTAGCTGCCTGCCAGCCTCACCCCAGTTCTCAGATACCCCCAGTGCCTGTGTCCATGCACCTCAAATTGGCTAAGCTTATAGCTAGCacatgaaaagtatttttaacatcATAGTTCATAATACTCAACTCCAACACGAATTTCAAGTTTCGCTACTGCCACACAACACCACCACTTTCAGCACCTTACCTTTTTTAAGATAGCTGCATTAACATTTGGAAGAGGGACTGGGTCATCATCACCTTCATCATCCATTCCCAAATCTGAAAATGGAAAGATGACTAAGGAATCGGCAGGCAAAACCACATACTCCTCTCTGAACCGGGCTGCTTCACCAATTCTCCACCCTTTTGACAACACTGAGGCTGAATGGATTGGCAGCAAAGGATCTTTAACCGGTGACATCAGAAACTTGTAGAAAGCTTCAGTGAGGCTTTGCAGAGCCATGGCTGCATTATGCACACCAGTTTATAATAAGGTTAGGCTAAGTAGCTAATACCTCATCAGATGAGAGCATCAACAAGCCATTGGTTAAGCAATCAGTTACTGTTAGAGCAGAAATTGCTAGTTCAGCGTTCTGGGAATCAGATATGTTGAAGAATCAGACAaacattcctgtattttttttttttttaccgctTTCAACAGTTCAATCCACAAGTTAAACCAAAGTGTTCCAACTGAGATCTCCCATTCAATTCATTATTAAATAAGAATTCAGATTTACTGTGGTAAGTGAAGACAATGTTTTGTCCTCTGTAGGAGGAGTAAATGCTGTAGCCACAGGGATGCCAGTTATCTGGCCTCTGAAGCACTTGGTACCGATTCTCGCCAGCTGAGGAAGTTTGCATGCTAAGACAGCAACACAAATCTTTCAACAAAAAAGCATTTATAAAGCATGCTTCTGATACGCCCCGTTTTAAAAAGCCTGTCAGCATGCTCAAGGCAGATTTGGATAAAGTTTGTCGCTTTGTCCCCTTGATATGATTAAGGAATCGAAGTAAAAACTGACCgaaaaaacacaattaaaatttTGACTTAGTACACAGAACAAACACTACATTAGCCATCTTCAATTAGAGAACATGCTTTTTTTGTTACACAAAGGCTAACAGTTGGATGACACCCTAGCTGTAATTAACTACAGACCTCCACTCATTATACGCACAGATGAGCCAATTCTACATCACCGAGGAACTCAGCTTTTAAGAACACATGACTGTCACACCATCATCCCTGATCAAATTCGTGCACAATTAAAACACCATGTGCTTCTGTGTTTAAGCAAGTCAACTACTGTCATTATTAGTGGGATATTAATTAGTACTACTTTTTGTTTGGAATAACGAACTTCACAGATTCAGAAACTAAAATACTGACATTAAAGGGTACTGCCTCTGTCACCAGTTAAtggaaacttcaaatgcatatttTGAACGTGGTGGGAGATACTAGTGTAAAGAAGTGACCGGTCCAAAGCTGTCAGAATGGGGAAATAATTCAAGCAATGTCTCAAGTTTAGTAAACCCTGTTCAGGTTGCCCCCACCACCTCTGAAACAGCAATTTCACCTGGCATCAGAAAACTGATAATTCATTGGTGGTCTCATGATGCTCCACACAACCCCACCCCTCCGGTCCTCCCCTTtccgctgcagctcccagcacacaGGGATTTGTGTATTTGTTAACTGATGCTTAACCAGCAAACACATTTCACCTGTGCTAGAAGACTGGCAAGAGGCTGGTTTGTAGTGCCCAGCTTAGGACACTCACCACGCATAACTTCCCTTTCATCAACACCTGGGTGTCACTAAACACCGGTAGTGACACAGCTTCTGCAGGAGAACACCGAGAACTGTGCTCCCTAATGTCTGCCAACCCACTGCTGTGTTTCCTGCTCACGCTGCTAGTCATGTTCAACAGCATCTTATCAACTGAATGAAAGTGTTCAACGGTTGGAGTACTTCAACCTGATTTGTATTGTTCTCATACATAAGGTGTCACAACCAGATGAAGATTTATACCCAAGAACATCATTTTAACTACATCCACAGAAAGATTTTTTCCTTAATTCATGAATACACCcaaaaactggagaaaaacaCCAGTAAACAATGAGGATTTGCACTAGAGGGATTAGACACAGTTTGCTCTGTATCCTAGCCATCTGGCAGATTTCCCCTCCCCCGCCGCAAGttcttttgtttcaaatttaTGTCAGCAGGAGATCAGAACTAAGTATTTACCCTAAATAATTTAACTGCATCCATAAGCACACAATATAGGCTTCACTTTAGCTCTTTCTTCATTGCATTGGTTTATGATCTCCCACCCCATTTAAAAGGTATTTACATCATAAGACTGGTTTTCATGAGACCGCTTTGTATGATTTAATAAACTCAGGTTTTAATATTATTAGATGTTCTGATTGCTTAGCTTTTACAAAACTGAAGTCGGCTGCAGGCAAGGCAGTGGGGTGCTTGTATTTTACTAGCCTCCCTCTAAGTGCTCTTAACAAGAGGACTGAACTTTAAGCTTTTTGCAAGAGCACACCCACCCAAAATGTAGTTTAAGCTACAACAGCAACCTTCCGGCTGTTCTGACATGAGAGCAAGCTGCTGCACAGGCCCGGCAATCCTGCTTCAGCACAGCACCGGTTTGTCTCCTTTGGTCACAATTCCTGTTCAAGAGGCTTCCCTGAACACCCTGCTATCTCCTCACGAGCTAGCGATCCTCAGGCTTCGTACTCTTACCTTCCAGCATAGTCTTTATAGTTACAGACTGTTTTGCAATTTCAACATCAACTTCAAAGATTTCTCCATCCGAACTCTGCAGTTTAATTGAAGGCATCTACAAGAGAAGGACAGTTATTTCCACACAAATTTCAGCAAATATTACAGGTTTAACTGACTCCAAGATGTACATTACctttattatttatattgtttCTTACCAACAGCAGATAGCCCAGTGCCCCTTAAAGCATTCTCAGATCATTCACTGCTTGAATCAACAGGCCTAAATTCAATAATCCTCACACTTAAGAAACAAGGATTGAGAGAAGGAAGCCTAACACCAATTTAAGAGAGCTTTTTTCTTAATTCAAAAGCATAACATACACAAAATTTATTACTTAATAGcgcgtttttttcttttttacagtgcAACACTAGAGCTATATTTCTCTTGAATTAACTTTCAAGAACACTTCCAAAACACTGCTTGTCTTCAAATCCAAACAGTTGCTACTCACTTAGTCAAGTCAGATCTCAAAAGCAGCTCTCAAACGATAGCCTCTGGAACAGAGTCACAAAATTGAGGCTGGAAGGAGCCCCTCCAGACAGAGTCTAGCCCAGCCTCCCTTGCTCCAGAGTCAAGCAGCCCAGGTTACTTGGGATCACAGGCTTTCCTTCAGAAAAGTGCTTGGTTTTCTGAAGAGATTAAAAAGCAATACACCACTAGAGGAAGGCTTTCAGCACCACTCTTACAAAGTCGGAAGTTGGATCAGCACTTTGTCAGCATTACGAAAGACTGAGATGACCACACACATTAACAAAGTTTTTCAAACAAACCGCGATAAGACCTACAATAGAAGCAGCAGGCTTCAAAGATGTCGCTCGCAGAAAAGAATACTCAAACTTTACAAGCATGCATCTTTCCAGATATTTAACAACTCAAACCCAGAAGAAATGCACTTGATAGAGCATTCAGTAGGTTACAGCTTCTGCCTGGAGCTACACACGAAGGCTGTTTGGGTATCGCTGCACTTGAACCAACTGACTTGAAGGACATGACAAACATAACTGCTCGGCCACATAAATTTTACACATCAGTTCTCAAGAAACTAGTAGGATTTGTTATAATAAGTTCCTTTACTACTCAAAATATTTGCTAGCAGCAGACCATCccaacagtttcatttttttttcctcaagttacCTGCCTAAAGATCTCTCTCTAAAGCATGTAACTACAGCCTGCGAGGCACTGTAAAGAGAAGCTCTAGAAACAAAGAGTTTCAAATTCACTGCACTTAGTTTCCAAGCGTTCTCCCCCCAAACCTAAGAGCGGTGCATGCTAGTTCCTCACAGTAGCACTTAAACTTCCAGAATTTAATTAGCTGGACCACTTTAAGCAGACTTGCATCATCCCTTTTCGAATGCCTCCTGCAGCTCATCAGCATGGCTGAGCCTGACAGCACTGCAACAAACCCAGGCCAATGGAGGCCAGCCAAAGCACATTATTAAGCAGCTCACACCAGCCTGAAGTCCTCcttgctttaatttccatttggcAGAGCAAGTAGCTAGTTAATGTTTACACAGCAACGTAACCCTATATGACAGCGCTACTTCTAATTAGGATGGGTGTTCTGGAGGGACATGGTCATGACTGTTCCAAAGACACAAATACCTATATACACACACCCACAAAAATAAAATCCGCATTAAAACATAGTTCTGAGCTGGTGGGTTGAATGAGGCTCTGAAAAAAAGGCACACATTTGAGATGGAAGGCATCTGCTCTTGCAGTGATTGTCTGAGAACACTGAAGAACAAGCCCGTCCCAGCGTGCCAGCCCCCGGTGCTGAGGATTGCATAATGTTGCACAGCGGAGCCGGCAAGACGGGGACGCTGCCTCGGCGCCGAGACCCCGGCATCACCCACAGCCGCCTTCAGCAAGGCCTCTCGGGTATTGCCAAGAGTCTGCATCGGGCAGAATGAAGTTAATCTACTGCTTTATCACTGGTACCAGACCAGGATTTCAtgcagattttattatttttatgccaCAGAGCACAGCgtcctggaaggaaaaaaaagaaagtcatttTTTCGCAAGctgagatgcagctctggcagcagccaggcCTGGGACAGCGAGGCGAGAGGGTGACTAAGCAGGCCGGTCCCGAGAGGTCCCCTCGCCAATAACAAAACGGGTCGGGAGCCGCTCAAAACCCGAACAACGACAGCGATTCGCAGGGCCCAGCCTGGCCGGCACAGCTCGGCCGCCGAACCCAGCGCTCCCAGGCAACCCCTGCGCACCCCCAGCCGCTCCGGGGGCACgcacccccctccctcctccggTTTATTTACCGGAGCCTGCAGCCCCGCGTTGCCCGGGAAGGGCTCACGGCCCAGCCCGCCCCGACCACCGCCGCGCCAGGCGGGCCGAACGGGCCCCACGACCAGGCCCGGCTCCCCAGCGACGCCTCAGGCACCCATCCCcaccccgccggcaccgggaGGCCTCTCCCACCCCCCGAGCCCGCAGGCCTTACCGTGagaaggcggcggcggcgtccGGCTCTGCACTGACCGGGTCTGGCGCTCGGGGCCCAACTGCGGCGGCGGCTTTATATAGTGGGCAGGGGAAGGACCCGCCTCCTGTTGCCTCGCAACCGCCAGGCTGCCCGCGGCGAACGCCTGAGCCAA encodes the following:
- the SKP1 gene encoding S-phase kinase-associated protein 1, giving the protein MPSIKLQSSDGEIFEVDVEIAKQSVTIKTMLEDLGMDDEGDDDPVPLPNVNAAILKKVIQWCTHHKDDPPPPEDDENKEKRTDDIPVWDQEFLKVDQGTLFELILAANYLDIKGLLDVTCKTVANMIKGKTPEEIRKTFNIKNDFTEEEEAQVRKENQWCEEK